One genomic region from Gadus morhua chromosome 9, gadMor3.0, whole genome shotgun sequence encodes:
- the gtf3c6 gene encoding general transcription factor 3C polypeptide 6 isoform X1, translated as MDDEWEEEEQLVVVELAGVISNDFLSKCRGTCNILDIDSDKPMMQVGPYVFVGEYEDALGTCVLFEEGSPNGDTKESAADLKYNGHTVKRLKMQRIFLTEKKDDETSTGLGQKDGTDCVEAQDSLDSSHEERSGEPQENTADDPTME; from the exons ATGGACGATGAATGGGAAGAAGAG GAGCAGCTGGTTGTTGTGGAGCTGGCAGGTGTAATCAGCAATGATTTTCTTTCCAAGTGCCGCGGTACATGCAATATACTG GACATTGACAGTGATAAACCCATGATGCAAGTTGGACCATATGTATTTGTTGGAGAGTATGAag ATGCATTAGGCACATGTGTGCTATTCGAGGAGGGCTCACCCAATG GAGACACCAAGGAGAGCGCCGCAGACCTGAAGTACAATGGTCATACTGTAAAAAGACTGAAAATGCAACGCATCTTTCTAACGGAGAAGAAAGATGACGAGACTAGCACAG GACTTGGACAGAAGGATGGGACTGACTGTGTCGAGGCCCAGGACTCCTTGGATAGTAGCCATGAGGAGAGGTCAGGGGAGCCACAGGAGAACACTGCAGATGACCCGACAATGGAATGA
- the gtf3c6 gene encoding general transcription factor 3C polypeptide 6 isoform X2, whose translation MDICHNKEQLVVVELAGVISNDFLSKCRGTCNILDIDSDKPMMQVGPYVFVGEYEDALGTCVLFEEGSPNGDTKESAADLKYNGHTVKRLKMQRIFLTEKKDDETSTGLGQKDGTDCVEAQDSLDSSHEERSGEPQENTADDPTME comes from the exons GAGCAGCTGGTTGTTGTGGAGCTGGCAGGTGTAATCAGCAATGATTTTCTTTCCAAGTGCCGCGGTACATGCAATATACTG GACATTGACAGTGATAAACCCATGATGCAAGTTGGACCATATGTATTTGTTGGAGAGTATGAag ATGCATTAGGCACATGTGTGCTATTCGAGGAGGGCTCACCCAATG GAGACACCAAGGAGAGCGCCGCAGACCTGAAGTACAATGGTCATACTGTAAAAAGACTGAAAATGCAACGCATCTTTCTAACGGAGAAGAAAGATGACGAGACTAGCACAG GACTTGGACAGAAGGATGGGACTGACTGTGTCGAGGCCCAGGACTCCTTGGATAGTAGCCATGAGGAGAGGTCAGGGGAGCCACAGGAGAACACTGCAGATGACCCGACAATGGAATGA
- the calub gene encoding calumenin-B, whose protein sequence is MELRPLVMCFALCVVYATSKPTEKKDRVHHDELLSNRDHDDGDNFDYDHEAFLGQEEAKTFDQLTPEESKERLGMLVERIDEDKDGFVSVEEMKRWIKHAQKRWIYDDVDRQWTGHDLNGDGLVSWEEYKNATYGYILDDPDPEDGFSYRQMMSRDERRFKMADLNTDGKANKEEFTAFLHPEEYDHMKDIVVLETMEDIDKNGDGFIDLDEYIGDMYNQEGDPSEPEWVKTEREQFTEFRDKNKDGKMDKDETRDWILPSDYDHADAEAKHLVYESDTDKDGVLTREEIVDKYDLFVGSQATDFGEALARHDEF, encoded by the exons ATGGAGTTGCGGCCCCTTGTGATGTGCTTTGCCCTCTGTGTGGTGTACGCCACCAGCAAGCCCACGGAGAAGAAGGACCGGGTTCATCACGATGAGCTTCTCAGTAACCGGGACCACGACGACGGCGACAACTTTGACTACGACCACGAAGCCTTTCTGGGGCAGGAGGAGGCCAAGACGTTCGACCAGCTGACCCCAGAGGAGAGCAAAGAGAGGCTCGG TATGCTGGTGGAGCGGATCGACGAGGACAAGGACGGCTTCGTGAgcgtggaggagatgaagagatggATCAAACACGCTCAGAAGCGCTGGATCTACGACGACGTGGACCGCCAGTGGACCGGCCACGACCTGAACGGAGACGGGCTGGTGTCCTGGGAGGAGTACAAGAACGCCACCTATGGATACATCCTGG ACGACCCGGACCCTGAAGACGGCTTCAGCTACAGACAGATGATGTCGCGAGATGAGAGGAGGTTCAAGATGGCCGACCTGAACACCGACGGCAAAGCCAACAAGGAGGAGTTCACTGCCTTCCTCCATCCCGAGGAGTACGACCACATGAAGGACATCGTCGTGCTG GAAACTATGGAGGACATTGATAAGAACGGAGATGGCTTCATCGACCTGGATGAGTACATAG GGGACATGTACAACCAGGAGGGGGACCCCTCGGAGCCCGAGTGGGTGAAGACGGAGCGGGAGCAGTTCACCGAGTTCAGGGACAAGAACAAAGACGGCAAGATGGACAAGGACGAGACCCGGGACTGGATCCTTCCCAGCGACTACGACCACGCGGACGCTGAAGCCAAGCATCTGGTCTACGAGTCGGACACAGACAAG GATGGCGTTCTGACCAGGGAAGAAATTGTGGACAAGTACGATCTGTTTGTGGGCAGCCAGGCGACGGACTTCGGAGAGGCCCTGGCCAGACACGACGAGTTCTAG